Sequence from the Bremerella volcania genome:
ATGATCGTACCAACCGCTGTCACTTGAACCTGGGTGGTGCTTTGGGAGCGAAATGTACGGCGCATGCCGACTGGGACTGGGGAGCCAACGTGGTTGCTCCGCGTAGCTGGCATCCTGGCGGCGTGAATGTGGCCCTGACCGATGGTTCGGTCCGCTTCGTCGCCGAAACGGTCAATCTGACGGTGTGGCGTGGATTGGGTACTCGCAGTGGCGGTGAAGTACTGGCCGAATACTAATGGGCTTTGGGACTTCATTTCCAGCAATGTTTTTTAACGAACGGGAGATTCAGCATCATGGCGATCACCTCATCTCGCAGCCTGATGTGTTCAGCTTTATTGGTCCTCGTGGCACTGGTTGGGTGCAACAATGATGGAAAAATGTCGGTCGATGGCACTGCCACCTGGAACGGACAACCGATCCAGAAAGGCTACATCGAACTACAGCCGGTGGGCGAGGGTCACTTTGCCAGTGCCGAAATCGTCGATGGAAAGTTCACGCTGCAGACGACGCCTGGCAAACGGTTGGTGAAAGTGACCGCCGAGAAGAAAATTGGCGAAACGGCACCAACCGATCGCATTCCCGAATCGCAGCCAATCATGTTCCAGTTTGTACCGCCTAGGTTCAATTCAGAATCGACGCTGGAGATGGAAATCTCGGCTTCAAATCCGAATTTGGATGTGAGCCTGGAAGGGGACGAGCTTCAGCCCAAGAGCGGGCTGTCTGCTGAGGATCGCAAACGAATGAACTTGCAAGGGGGTGGGCGTCCGTAAGCGTTCACTGCTCGATAACCTTCAAGTTACGACTTCAAAGCGGGCACGAGAGAAACTCTCGGCCCGCTTTTTTCGTTGACTCACCGACCTGCTGATTTCAAAATGGGAGACCTCTTATCGCCCCGTTTCCCCCTGAAGAGAGCCCACCATGAAATCTACCTGGTTTGCCCCTTTGTTTCTGTTGCTGCTGACTGCGAATGCTTTCGCCCAAGGTAACTTGGATCCATTGCCCAACGTCCTGTTGATCGTGACCGACGACATGGGATACGGCGATATGAGCAGCCAGGGAGCCCAAGGCTTCAGCACGCCGAACCTGGATAAATTGGCAGGGCAGGGGACTCGGTTCACAAGCTTCTATGTCGCTCAGCCGGTGTGCACGGCCAGCCGCGCGGCTTTCCTGAGTGGCTGCTATCCCAACCGCGTGAGCCTGCAGGGAGCCCTGAATCACACCAGCAAGAACGGGATTCATCCGGACGAGTACCTGCTACCGGAGATGTTCAAAGACCTGGGCTATGCGACCGCGGGCATGGGCAAGTGGCACTTGGGAACGGTGATGGAGTTTTGGCCGACTCGTAACGGCTTCGACGAGTGGTTCGGCACGCCGTACTCCAACGACAACACGAAGTACCACCCGGTGCTGGCCGACGAGATGCCCCCGTTCCCACTGTACGAAGGAGAGACGGTCGTCGAACTGGATCCCGATCAAAGCCAGTTCACCAAGCGAATCACCGAGAAGGCCATTTCCTTCATCGAGCGCAATAAGGACCGACCCTTCTTTTTGTATCTCCCCCAGATCATGCCGCATGTGCCGATCTTTGCGTCGGAGCAGTTCAAGGGGAAGACCGAGCACGGTTTGTACGGGGACGTGATCGAAGAACTCGATTGGTCGGTCGGCGAACTGATGCGAACGCTCGATCGGTTGAAGCTGACTGACAATACGATCGTGATCTTCTTCAGCGATAACGGACCGTGGCCGAGCTATGGCGAACACGCCGGCGACGCAGGCCCATTCCGCGAAGGAAAGCTGACGACCTTCGAAGGGGGCGTGCGTGTACCATGCATCATGCGCTGGCCGGGGCATATCCCCGCCAATCGCGTGTGTGACGAACCGATCATGTCGATCGACCTCTTGCCCACGCTGACCAAGATCGTCGGCGGACAGATGCCGACCAAGAAGATCGACGGACTCGATATTTCCGAAGTGCTGACCACAAAGGACGGCAAGACACCGCACGAGGCTTACTTCTTCTTCGGCGGCACGGGGCTTCAGGCCGTCCGCAGTGGGAAGTGGAAACTCCACTTTCCGCATCCTTACATCACCGTGGCCGGCGAGCCTGGCAAAGGTGGTAAACCGTCGAACTGGGGCAAGAACCCAGCCCAGTCGATCACCCAAAGCGGCATCGAAGGGATCGCCAGCCGCCACGGAGGCCGTGTTGAGCATATCGAACTGAGCCTGTTCGATCTCGAGAGTGACCCAGGCGAAACCAAGAACCTGGCCAGCCAATACCCCGAGGTGGTCGAACGACTCTCGAAGCTGGCCGATCCGATCCGCCAGGATCTGGGGGACTCGCTTACCGGCGTCGAAGGAACTGGCGTGCGGGAAGCTGGCTGGGCGAAGTAACGCTTACGCCCAAGCAGCCCCTTCGAAGCAACATTGCCCCGTCAAATGCGGGGCAATGTGCGTGTTCGATCGATCGAAGCGAGCGTTACTTCTTCGCTTCGGCGAGGATCTTTTTTCCTTCTTCGGGGCTGATCTCACGGATGAAGATATTGCGCCAGCGAATCTCGCCGCCGTGCGTTTGCAGCATGATTGGGCCGGTGGCAGGCAGTGGCTTGCTGCGGTCCCAGTAGTTTTCCATCACGGCGCCGTCGACGACCAGTTTGTCGTTGAGCCAAACCCAGGTTACGTCGCCGACCTGGCGAATGCGGACTTCGTTCCACTCACCGAACGGGCGATCGGCCACGACCAGCGGATCGCGGCCTGGGGCATCCACGGCGTTGTTCCACAAGCTGCCGGAGCCCAGATGGCGTTTGATATGGGGCTGCTCAGGATTGAAAGGGGTGGTGATGTCCCAGATCTGAACCTGAGGGGTGCCACGCAGGTAGATCCCGCTATCGGCCTTGGGGACCGTTTTGTAATCGATCAACAATTCGATGTCGCCGAAGTCTTTTTCGGTGGTGGCATACGGGCCGTGGCCGTCGTTGACCAGTTCCCCATTTTCAACCGTCCAGTGGTCGGCGAATTCCGCACGCTGCTGCTTGTGGTTTTCTTCTTTCTTCTCGCCAGTCAGCTTGGCCGATTGGTGAGGGTTCAGACCGTACCAACCGGTAAGATCTTTGCCATTGAACAAGGCTTGGAAGCCTTCGGGCGGATCAACTTCCGCGGCATGGGCCGAAGCGACAATCATGGTTCCGGCGAGTGCCAGGACCAACAAGGATGCGCGATCGAACAGACGTTTCATGGTGTGCTCCAGAACAACGGTAGGGAGATTTGGTGAGGGCTCGTGGACGAGGGTGAAGCACAAGTATAGCCGAAAGAAAAGGGGAGTGGTGCCCCTTTCTTATGGGGGCAGCTGGAGCATTTCAACGGCATTCGGCGTTTTTGGGCTTACAGTCCCAGCACGTCGTTCATGTTGTACAGCCCCGGTTTTTTGCCGGCGGCGAACTTGGCCGCTTGCAGGGCTCCGGTGGCGTAGCAGTCGCGGTTGCTGGCTCGGACGGTCATTTCGATCGTTTCGCCGAGCAGGCCGAAGATGATGGTGTGTTCGCCGGGGTTGTCGCCGGTGCGGATCGCGTGGTAGGCGATTTCGTTGTGAGGGCGTGCACCGGGGCGACCTTCGCGGCCATGCACGAAATTGGTGATGCCCATCTTATTGGCGATCAGTTCACCGAACCGCAGGGCCGTACCGCTGGGGCTGTCTTCCTTGAAGCGGTGGTGACGCTCGAGGACCTCGACGTCGGCGCCGCCTGGGATGTCCTTGAGCGCTTCTGCGGCGATCTCGCACAGCTTCATGGTCAGGTTGACCGTCGTGCTCATGCTGGGTGCCCAGACGACCGGGATGACATTGGCGGCTTCGCGAATCTTGGCTTTGTGTTCTTCTTCCAGGCCGGTGGTTGCCATTACCAGGGCGGCTTTCGCGTCGACGGCCCGCTCGACGGCCGCATGCGCGCCGGCCGGAACGGAGAAGTCGATGATCGCGTCGTACTGGGCCGTCGTTTCCTCGACCAGGACGACGTCGAGCTCGCCAATACCGGCGACGATGCCGGCGTCTTGGCCGAACTTCGGATGGCCGCTGTATTCGAAGCAGGCCACGATATCGAGGTCCTTATCTTCATTTCCCAGGGCAACCAGGCGTTGCCCCATGCGGCCGGCGGCTCCATTGATGGCGATTCGTGTGACCATGACTTGTTACTTTCGTGGATATGGGTGCCATGTCCACGTGGGTGGGACATGCTCTCGCATCTTGTCCCCTCTCCCCTGCGGGGGCGAGGGTTAGGGCGAGGGGGTGAACTTTGTACCCGCTTCCCAACCCTCACCCTATCCCTCTCCCTTTGAAAGGGAGAGGGGACAAGACCGAGAACATGCCCACGCAGACGTGGGCATGGCACCCGAGATTGTTTTTGCGTTTACCCGTACAGCTGAATTGCCTGAACGATGTCGTCCATGTCGTTCTTCACGGCGACGGCTCGGTTGGCGAACGTGGCGCGTTTGACGCCGCGGCTGCCGAGCACCTTGTTGAACGTTTCCTGGTCGGTCGTGTGGTAGGCGACCGTGGCGTTAGGGTCTTTCAACTGGTGACCGGTCAGGACGCACACGACGCGGTCGCTGGGGGCGATGATTCCTTGCTCGCGAAGAATCTTCGCGCCGGCGACGCTCGCGGCACTGGCTGGTTCGCAGCCGATACCACCGGCACCGACCTGGCTCTTGGCGTCCATGATCTCTTGATCGGAAACCTGACGCACGACCCCGTCGCAGTCGTTTAGTGCCCGAAGGCACTTGTGCAAGTTGACCGGGCGGTTGATCTCGATGGCGCTGGCCAGCGTCGAAGCTTTCCGCTGTTCTTCGTCCATCTTCTTGTAGTAGTCGCCGATGGTCTCGCGCGGGTAATGGCCGTCGTTCCAGCGAACGTCGTGGTTGTTGTACAGCTGGTCGAGCGTATCGGCACCGCTGGCGTTGATGACGGCCAGGCGTGGGATGCGACTGATCAGGCCCAGTTCTTTCAGTTCGGCGAAGGCCTTACCAAAGGCGCTGCTGTTGCCGAGGTTACCGCCGGGGACAACGATCCAATCGGGCGGCTCCCACTGAAGCGCTTCCAGCACGCGGAACATGACCGACTTCTGACCTTCCAGGCGGAAGGGGTTCACGCTGTTGACCAGGTAGATGCCCATGTCTTTGCTGACTTCCTTGACGCGGGCCATCGCGTCGTCGAAGTCTCCAGCGATCTGCAGGGTCAGCGCGCCGTAGTCGAGGGCCTGGGATAGCTTGCCGTACGAGATCTTCCCACTGCCGATGAAGATGACGGCCTTCATCAGGCGGGTCACGCTACAGTACATGGCCAGCGAGGCACTGGTGTTGCCGGTCGAAGCAC
This genomic interval carries:
- a CDS encoding 3-keto-disaccharide hydrolase; this encodes MKRLFDRASLLVLALAGTMIVASAHAAEVDPPEGFQALFNGKDLTGWYGLNPHQSAKLTGEKKEENHKQQRAEFADHWTVENGELVNDGHGPYATTEKDFGDIELLIDYKTVPKADSGIYLRGTPQVQIWDITTPFNPEQPHIKRHLGSGSLWNNAVDAPGRDPLVVADRPFGEWNEVRIRQVGDVTWVWLNDKLVVDGAVMENYWDRSKPLPATGPIMLQTHGGEIRWRNIFIREISPEEGKKILAEAKK
- the dapB gene encoding 4-hydroxy-tetrahydrodipicolinate reductase, whose protein sequence is MVTRIAINGAAGRMGQRLVALGNEDKDLDIVACFEYSGHPKFGQDAGIVAGIGELDVVLVEETTAQYDAIIDFSVPAGAHAAVERAVDAKAALVMATTGLEEEHKAKIREAANVIPVVWAPSMSTTVNLTMKLCEIAAEALKDIPGGADVEVLERHHRFKEDSPSGTALRFGELIANKMGITNFVHGREGRPGARPHNEIAYHAIRTGDNPGEHTIIFGLLGETIEMTVRASNRDCYATGALQAAKFAAGKKPGLYNMNDVLGL
- the thrC gene encoding threonine synthase; amino-acid sequence: MTTTPAAFQRCISPECGQTYDLSQVLVACPKCGDLLDIAYDWDRCAPPKTWKNIEANWAKRTNPLNFSGVWRFRSLFPYATDEQIVTLGEGQTLLQQTDHVGKFVGLDPGKLHLQYEGMNPSGSFKDNGMTAAFTHARMVGAKRAACASTGNTSASLAMYCSVTRLMKAVIFIGSGKISYGKLSQALDYGALTLQIAGDFDDAMARVKEVSKDMGIYLVNSVNPFRLEGQKSVMFRVLEALQWEPPDWIVVPGGNLGNSSAFGKAFAELKELGLISRIPRLAVINASGADTLDQLYNNHDVRWNDGHYPRETIGDYYKKMDEEQRKASTLASAIEINRPVNLHKCLRALNDCDGVVRQVSDQEIMDAKSQVGAGGIGCEPASAASVAGAKILREQGIIAPSDRVVCVLTGHQLKDPNATVAYHTTDQETFNKVLGSRGVKRATFANRAVAVKNDMDDIVQAIQLYG
- a CDS encoding sulfatase family protein, with amino-acid sequence MKSTWFAPLFLLLLTANAFAQGNLDPLPNVLLIVTDDMGYGDMSSQGAQGFSTPNLDKLAGQGTRFTSFYVAQPVCTASRAAFLSGCYPNRVSLQGALNHTSKNGIHPDEYLLPEMFKDLGYATAGMGKWHLGTVMEFWPTRNGFDEWFGTPYSNDNTKYHPVLADEMPPFPLYEGETVVELDPDQSQFTKRITEKAISFIERNKDRPFFLYLPQIMPHVPIFASEQFKGKTEHGLYGDVIEELDWSVGELMRTLDRLKLTDNTIVIFFSDNGPWPSYGEHAGDAGPFREGKLTTFEGGVRVPCIMRWPGHIPANRVCDEPIMSIDLLPTLTKIVGGQMPTKKIDGLDISEVLTTKDGKTPHEAYFFFGGTGLQAVRSGKWKLHFPHPYITVAGEPGKGGKPSNWGKNPAQSITQSGIEGIASRHGGRVEHIELSLFDLESDPGETKNLASQYPEVVERLSKLADPIRQDLGDSLTGVEGTGVREAGWAK